A single genomic interval of Arachis duranensis cultivar V14167 chromosome 7, aradu.V14167.gnm2.J7QH, whole genome shotgun sequence harbors:
- the LOC107457960 gene encoding uncharacterized protein LOC107457960 translates to MAKQKAVAQIYGDWEELYAELPRWMLGVQSTMAGTITVLKTSPVRLHGEVDELTVYFHRLFWTFPPCIEAFHHCKPLDGNSNILPIAFALVEGLDAESWSFFLSSLREHVTPQEGILVISDRHNGIKAALEAPETGWLPPRAFRAYCIRHVAANFALTFKGKDSRRMLVNAAYAKTEAEFYYWFDIMRTENPTMCEWANRMEYDKWTQHENSGRRFGHMTTNISECVNSVLKGTHNLPVTSLVQSSYRRLAQLFVVRGQTAEAQLGSGNEFCQALAKAIDRNLRDSRCFTVTLYDRHQSEYAVAETTPTGRFSLGSYRVSLKDHRCDCGHFQALHYPCCHTHAGLPCSIRFSN, encoded by the exons ATGGCCAAGCAGAAGGCAGTGGCACAAATATATGGAGATTGGGAAGAGTTGTATGCAGAGTTGCCACGTTGGATGCTAGGAGTACAGTCAACAATGGCCGGAACAATAACCGTGTTGAAGACATCTCCTGTTCGACTTCATGGTGAGGTTGATGAGTTGACGGTGTACTTTCACCGACTATTCTGGACATTCCCACCATGTATCGAGGCATTCCATCATTGCAAGCCCCTG GATGGGAACTCGAACATCCTCCCGATAGCATTCGCCCTTGTGGAAGGATTAGATGCAGAGTCGTGGTCATTTTTCTTGTCCAGCCTACGAGAGCATGTGACTCCTCAGGAGGGTATTCTTGTTATCTCTGACAGGCATAATGGGATCAAGGCAGCGCTTGAGGCACCTGAGACTGGGTGGCTGCCTCCACGTGCTTTCCGAGCGTACTGTATTCGGCATGTTGCTGCGAATTTTGCCCTAACTTTCAAAGGTAAGGACTCAAGGAGGATGTTGGTGAATGCTGCCTACGCGAAGACTGAAGCGGAGTTCTATTACTGGTTTGACATCATGCGGACTGAGAATCCAACAATGTGTGAATGGGCCAACCGGATGGAGTACGACAAATGGACCCAACATGAGAATAGTGGTAGACGTTTCGGGCACATGACAACCAACATCAGTGAATGTGTGAACTCGGTTTTAAAGGGAACTCACAACCTCCCGGTCACATCGTTGGTTCAGTCAAGTTACAGGAGGCTTGCTCAGCTATTTGTGGTACGAGGACAGACAGCAGAGGCACAACTCGGATCTGGTAATGAATTTTGTCAGGCGTTGGCCAAGGCAATTGATCGAAATCTCAGAGACTCTAGGTGCTTCACCGTTACTTTATACGACAGGCATCAATCGGAGTACGCCGTGGCCGAGACAACACCGACCGGGCGCTTTTCGCTGGGTAGCTATAGAGTTTCCCTTAAAGATCACAGATGCGATTGTGGCCACTTTCAGGCGCTGCATTATCCTTGTTGCCACACCCATGCTGGTCTACCGTGCTCTATCAGATTCTCAAACTAA
- the LOC127740508 gene encoding uncharacterized protein LOC127740508, translating into MTSEEESVLALVHCSEKIKKSKSHGVKFTDREPLSVFISSSSTLSDLKNSILQKLGMFGSKWVKKLFYKISIAVVSTGVQYDTFVLGADEDIMVLFYCVRSFPEIRIHELFAKLEVGVDSSGASAPVHSSTAAGGASSSMHTLENAAVFEQAYVMGTGGGQLPYMQGFGEPDRVENAMCDDDSDQEPIDIIGDSDDDTGANPHAQHEPSSSASQQYPPHFSTLNLDVLGQQEDGGNTVGGSSTEFQIGQSFQNKDEVVLSVKDYSIRQGVEYRVIESDHLQYHGKCKQFGKGCT; encoded by the exons ATGACAAGTGAGGAAGAGAGTGTTCTTGCCTTAGTGCATTGctctgaaaaaattaaaaaaagcaaaagccatggtgtgaagttcactgacAGAGAACCACTGAGTGTCTTCATCAGTTCGTCAAGCACTTTGTCTGATTTAAAGAACAGCATCTTGCAAAAGCTTGGCATGTTTGGTAGCAAGTGGGTGAAGAAGCTATTCTACAAGATTTCCATCGCAGTTGTCTCGACCGGTGTTCAGTATGATACCTTTGTGCTAGGGGCTGATGAAGATATTATGGTTCTGTTCTATTGTGTTAGGAGTTTTCCAGAGATTCGAATTCACGAGTTGTTTGCAAAGTTGGAGGTCGGTGTCGATAGTTCTGGGGCATCAGCTCCAGTTCATAGCTCGACTGCCGCGGGAGGTGCGTCTAGTTCGATGCATACG TTGGAGAATGCAGCAGTCTTTGAGCAGGCTTATGTCATGGGCACCGGTGGTGGCCAGTTACCTTATATGCAAGGCTTTGGTGAACCTGATCGAGTAGAGAATGCAATGTGTGACGATGACTCTGACCAGGAGCCTATTGATATCATCGGGGACAGCGACGATGACACAGGTGCCAATCCACATGCGCAGCATGAGCCTTCAAGTTCTGCTTCTCAACAGTATCCTCCACACTTCTCCACACTAAACTTGGACGTTCTGGGTCAACAGGAGGACGGTGGTAACACGGTCGGGGGCTCTTCTACAGAATTTCAGATTGGGCAATCTTTTCAGAATAAAGATGAGGTTGTGCTGAGTGTAAAGGACTATAGCATCCGACAAGGTGTTGAGTACAGAGTCATCGAATCAGATCATCTGCAGTATCATGGAAAATGCAAGCAATTCGGCAAGGGTTGTACTTAG